From Rutidosis leptorrhynchoides isolate AG116_Rl617_1_P2 chromosome 3, CSIRO_AGI_Rlap_v1, whole genome shotgun sequence, a single genomic window includes:
- the LOC139901891 gene encoding protein FAR1-RELATED SEQUENCE 5-like, producing MNTEASDDSSNLLIEKEKIYLSSSKFESGGSYRDTQGIEVKIKKSSVCRLIECSFRIIGSKGRDGIWVFKPKNLAQNHDPSTDISGHPSFRQLSPNKVQVVKDMTQAGIPPRQILSSLRKQIPNLPATSRTVYNVKRQIQKETLGNCSEVGALFEQLQKGGFFFFYDVLHNSEGLITRLFVAHPLSNKLTKVFSNIFVMDYTYKTNKYNMPLLDIVGVSCFNSSFYSGFSFLDREDEENYTWALNVFNDIIGHENHPLVIMTDRELALMNAISNVFPSTTNLLCVWHIEKNVVANCKKYFGHAEDFDLFMLSWKNVVYSTTEAIFLNNWAEFEFTYTNKKDAIEYIRNIWLPWKEKFVSPWTEIFLHFRNRASSRAKGAHSKLKMYLQNSTGGFQMVKEKICLAVEHEFNEIKVKVASQKIQVPNYCNNPVYRDLLYRVSQFALKEISN from the exons ATGAATACAGAG GCATCTGATGACTCGTCAAATTTGttgattgaaaaagaaaaaatatatcttTCTAGCTCTAAATTTGAATC GGGAGGTTCTTATCGAGATACACAGGGTATTGAGGTTAAAATAAAAAAGAGCTCAGTATGTCGTTTAATTGAATGCTCATTCAGAATAATAGGTAGCAAGGGACGTGACGGTATTTGGGTATTTAAACCAAAAAACTTAGCACAAAACCATGACCCATCCACCGATATCTCTGGTCATCCATCATTCCGTCAATTATCACCTAATAAGGTACAAGTTGTAAAAGACATGACCCAAGCTGGAATACCCCCAAGGCAGATTCTTTCTTCTCTACGAAAACAAATCCCAAATCTTCCAGCAACCTCCAGAACTGTATACAATGTGAAGAGACAAATTCAAAAGGAAACTTTAGGAAATTGTTCAGAGGTTGGTGCATTATTTGAGCAGCTCCAAAagggtggttttttttttttttatgatgtttTACATAATTCAGAAGGCCTTATAACTCGTTTGTTCGTTGCACATCCCTTATCAAACAAGCTGACAAAAGTCTTCTCTAACATTTTTGTGATGGACTACACCTACAAAACCAACAAATACAATATGCCTCTTCTTGATATTGTTGGTGTTTCGTGCTTTAATAGCTCTTTTTACTCTGGGTTTTCGTTTTTGGATAGAGAGGATGAAGAAAATTATACGTGGGCCCTAAATGTGTTTAATGATATTATTGGACATGAGAATCACCCTTTAGTGATTATGACCGATAGAGAATTGGCATTGATGAATGCTATATCAAATGTATTTCCATCCACAACAAATCTTTTGTGTGTTTGGCATATTGAAAAGAATGTAGTGGCGAATTGCAAGAAGTATTTTGGGCATGCTGAAGATTTTGATTTGTTTATGCTGAGTTGGAAAAATGTGGTATATTCAACAACAGAAGCAATATTTTTGAACAATTGGGCTGAATTCGAGTTTACTTATACAAACAAGAAAGATGCTATTGAGTATATAAGGAACATATGGTTGCCTTGGAAAGAAAAGTTTGTTAGTCCATGGACTGAAATTTTTTTACATTTTCGTAATCGTGCATCGTCTAGGGCGAAAGGTGCTCATTCAAAACTCAAGATGTATTTACAAAATTCTACCGGTGGGTTTCAAATGGTGAAGGAGAAAATTTGTCTTGCAGTAGAGCATGAATTTAATGAGATTAAAGTTAAAGTCGCAAGTCAGAAAATACAAGTCCCTAATTATTGCAATAACCCAGTTTATAGAGATCTTTTGTACCGTGTATCTCAGTTTGCTCTAAAAGAAATATCTAATTAG